From Schistocerca americana isolate TAMUIC-IGC-003095 chromosome 11, iqSchAmer2.1, whole genome shotgun sequence, the proteins below share one genomic window:
- the LOC124553863 gene encoding ankyrin repeat domain-containing protein 65-like — translation MEADKDVTETVAVDLGALLDAGDDAMVTLVAGETRLVAHRAVLVDRSPVFAAMFAHDTLEASTGVVSIADVGGPVLRQLVSYLYTLRAPQLPAMAAQLLAAADKYGVSGLKAECERQVAAQLTVETAAAAAALAVRHSCSDLRRAAVEFMKTRTREVMATQGWADAMWKQPQDLIEVSPLLYDPPPKIRRLSAKERCSRLIQVAEQGAVGELRALLADGADVEARGGVWGWTALHCAAHRGDVEVAWLLVEAGAAVDARDSWWQRTPLHVAAMWGGTAVARLLLRATADPNARDGRGWTPLHWAAANGHAEVAAVLLEAGADRGATAGDGRTALDLASDENERRLMELLS, via the exons ATGGAAGCAGATAAGGACGTCACGGAGACGGTGGCCGTGGACCTGGGTGCCCTCCTGGACGCCGGGGACGACGCCATGGTGACGCTCGTGGCAGGCGAGACGCGGCTGGTGGCGCACAGGGCCGTCCTGGTGGACAGGAGCCCCGTGTTCGCCGCCATGTTCGCCCACGACACCCTCGAGGCGAGCACTGGCGTGGTGAGCATCGCCGACGTGGGGGGCCCCGTGCTGAGGCAGCTGGTCTCCTACCTGTACACCCTGCGGGCCCCCCAGCTGCCCGCGATGGCCGCCCAGCTGCTGGCCGCAGCGGACAAGTACGGCGTGTCGGGGCTGAAGGCGGAGTGTGAGCGGCAGGTGGCCGCTCAACTGACCGTGGAGACCGCGGCGGCTGCAGCCGCCCTCGCAGTCCGCCACTCCTGCAGCGACCTCAGGCGGGCCGCCGTCGAATTTATGAAGACACGAACCCGTGAGGTGATGGCCACTCAGGGGTGGGCGGATGCCATGTGGAAGCAGCCGCAAGACTTGATCGAAGTGAGCCCGCTGCTGTACGATCCACCACCAAAAATCAG GAGGCTCTCTGCAAAGGAGAGATGCAGCAGGCTGATCCAGGTGGCCGAGCAGGGGGCAGTGGGGGAGCTGAGGGCGCTGCTCGCCGATGGGGCCGACGTGGAGGCGAGGGGCGGGGTGTGGGGGTGGACTGCCCTGCACTGTGCAGCACACAGGGGAGACGTCGAGGTGGCGTGGCTGCTGGTggaggcgggggcggcggtggacgcCAGAGACAGCTGGTGGCAGAGGACGCCTCTGCACGTGGCTGCAATGTGGGGCGGCACTGCTGTGGCGAGGCTGCTTCTGAGGGCGACTGCTGATCCCAACGCCAGGGATGGCAGAGGGTGGACGCCACTACACTGGGCGGCAGCCAATGGCCACGCAGAAGTTGCGGCTGTACTACTCGAGGCGGGGGCTGACAGGGGGGCCACAGCTGGTGATGGTCGGACAGCACTGGACCTCGCCAGTGATGAAAACGAGAGGAGGCTGATGGAGTTGCTGTCATGA